The following are encoded in a window of Gossypium raimondii isolate GPD5lz chromosome 13, ASM2569854v1, whole genome shotgun sequence genomic DNA:
- the LOC105782977 gene encoding codeine O-demethylase, with protein MGSSSSYTEDDFSTSAFDPSTFSVQELVKLAAPDFSIPQPFVRINQQPPSLSVTTPLPPTIDMSRLLLEDDHQNLELHKLHSTCQDWGIFQLVNHGVSSSLLEKLKHEVEEFYRLPLEEKLKYKIGERGWEGYGRKMRADGKYDWVDTLNIITNPLHRRSPHVFPQLPPPLRSTMECYLSELQKLATKLIGFMGKALKIKEKEMMELFDDGLQAVKMAYYPPCPHPESVMGLIPHSDMTLLTIVRQLNGVDGLEIKKNGLWFPFNVNPDAFVVNVGDIFQIFSNGVYHSVEHKVTCNKERERITVTFNLSPNFEAEVGPSLSLINAENPPLFRRVGMEDYFKQFFTIKIYGKKYLDYMRIQPSENGD; from the exons ATgggatcatcatcatcatacaCTGAAGATGATTTCAGCACCTCTGCCTTCGATCCTTCAACATTTAGCGTCCAGGAACTTGTTAAATTAGCAGCACCGGATTTCTCAATCCCACAACCATTTGTTCGTATAAACCAACAACCTCCTTCCTTGTCTGTCACCACTCCTTTGCCACCAACCATCGACATGTCTCGTTTGCTTTTGGAAGATGACCACCAGAACCTTGAGCTCCACAAGTTGCACTCTACTTGCCAAGACTGGGGCATCTTTCAG TTGGTGAACCATGGGGTTAGCTCATCACTGCTGGAGAAACTGAAGCACGAAGTGGAGGAATTTTATAGGCTGCCATTGGAAGAGAAACTGAAATACAAAATAGGGGAAAGAGGGTGGGAAGGGTATGGAAGGAAGATGAGAGCAGATGGCAAATATGATTGGGTTGACACTTTGAATATTATCACTAACCCACTCCATAGGCGCAGCCCTCATGTCTTCCCACAACTCCCTCCTCCTTTAAG AAGTACGATGGAGTGTTACTTATCGGAACTCCAAAAGCTTGCCACAAAACTTATTGGTTTCATGGGAAAAGcattgaaaattaaagaaaaggagaTGATGGAGTTGTTTGATGATGGGTTGCAAGCGGTGAAGATGGCATATTATCCTCCATGCCCACATCCAGAGTCGGTGATGGGTCTTATTCCACACTCTGATATGACTCTCCTCACTATCGTACGCCAACTTAATGGAGTGGATGGCCTtgagattaaaaaaaatggcCTTTGGTTCCCTTTCAACGTCAACCCAGATGCTTTTGTGGTCAATGTTGGAGACATTTTCCAg ATATTTAGCAACGGAGTTTATCACAGCGTTGAACACAAGGTTACTTGCaataaagagagagaaagaataACAGTTACCTTCAACTTGAGTCCTAACTTTGAGGCAGAGGTAGGGCCTTCATTGAGTCTTATAAATGCAGAAAACCCTCCATTGTTCAGAAGGGTGGGAATGGAGGACTACTTCAAACAGTTCTTCACCATCAAGATctatggaaaaaaatatttagattatatGAGGATTCAACCTTCTGAGAATGGCGATTGA